The following coding sequences are from one Trichoplusia ni isolate ovarian cell line Hi5 chromosome 15, tn1, whole genome shotgun sequence window:
- the LOC113501207 gene encoding serine/threonine-protein phosphatase 1 regulatory subunit 10-like yields MLLLESDMFMDALNASATNKKDPKKRKRRTSGSKDGNSGNDSSPPHTPTNMSSPNSESKSVPPRFYQDTLETEDKEKSEKNADSNEDPDTNVDKTENEEKMDISEPHTLTINGLKGVLCYHKRKGPKKSIKWKPDSELEEVQYFELDETERVNVTKTFTDMKYLERIHERDAFQKGRNLSNDDVMEEKTNWRPLIPIDADGQVQVEHGKNSKEKELQAIRQKGTLQPLYFSKSMIPDSAFEPDPETHPYAEPTIIPLDDVTGNQDNISDFRNMPWPEPKGNAPPASANMNVPNMFPPNMNQFPNNFQAQQFPGVPGFQGGNMVPDWPNGVPPHIMANGMPGPMAPGAIPPGNMPPGMMMPPDGMMMSPDMFGGPNPMYPVPPEGFNMQQNMFPMDFNMSGPQGPPPGPDGFPGMGNFRGAMRGRGAGGHWRGKNPGNWDNNQRGRGGARGGRKAVCIYFQRKGSCRQGDNCTFLHPGFNCPF; encoded by the coding sequence ATGCTGTTGTTAGAAAGTGATATGTTCATGGACGCATTGAATGCTTCAGCTACAAACAAAAAAGAtccaaagaaaagaaaacgaaGAACCAGTGGTAGTAAAGATGGAAATTCAGGAAACGATTCCTCTCCACCTCACACTCCCACCAACATGAGTAGTCCGAATAGTGAAAGCAAGTCTGTGCCACCAAGATTTTACCAAGACACGCTGGAAACAGAAGATAAAGAGAAATCGGAGAAAAATGCTGATTCAAATGAAGACCCTGATACGAATGTTGATAAGACTGAGAACGAGGAGAAGATGGACATTTCAGAACCTCATACGTTAACAATTAATGGACTTAAGGGTGTTCTCTGCTATCACAAACGAAAAGGGcccaaaaaaagcattaaatGGAAACCGGACTCTGAGCTCGAGGAAGTTCAATACTTTGAACTTGACGAAACGGAAAGAGTTAATGTGACTAAAACCTTTACTGACATGAAATACTTAGAAAGAATACATGAAAGAGACGCGTTCCAGAAAGGAAGGAATCTTAGTAATGATGACGTTATGGAGGAGAAGACTAACTGGAGACCACTTATACCTATTGACGCTGATGGGCAAGTTCAAGTAGAGCATGGgaaaaatagtaaagaaaaagaaTTACAAGCAATAAGACAAAAAGGAACGCTACAGCCACTTTATTTCTCTAAATCTATGATACCTGACTCAGCTTTTGAACCAGATCCGGAAACGCATCCTTATGCTGAACCTACGATAATACCTTTAGATGATGTGACTGGCAATCAGGACAACATAAGTGATTTTAGAAATATGCCTTGGCCTGAACCCAAAGGCAATGCGCCTCCGGCATCAGCTAATATGAATGTACCAAATATGTTCCCGCCTAACATGAATCAGTTTCCAAATAACTTTCAAGCTCAACAATTCCCTGGTGTTCCCGGGTTTCAAGGAGGTAACATGGTGCCTGATTGGCCTAATGGAGTTCCTCCACATATTATGGCTAACGGCATGCCAGGACCTATGGCGCCGGGAGCTATTCCTCCTGGAAATATGCCTCCAGGAATGATGATGCCTCCAGACGGTATGATGATGTCTCCCGATATGTTTGGAGGACCAAATCCAATGTATCCTGTTCCACCAGAAGGTTTCAATATGCAACAAAATATGTTTCCGATGGATTTCAATATGTCAGGACCGCAGGGGCCTCCCCCTGGACCGGACGGCTTTCCTGGTATGGGTAACTTCCGAGGTGCTATGCGTGGCAGAGGTGCCGGCGGACATTGGCGAGGGAAAAATCCCGGGAATTGGGATAATAATCAGAGAGGTAGAGGCGGTGCTCGTGGTGGCCGCAAAGCTGTTTGTATATACTTCCAGAGAAAAGGGTCATGTCGACAAGGTGACAATTGTACGTTTTTACACCCGGGATTTAATTGTCCATTTTAA
- the LOC113500995 gene encoding glycerophosphocholine phosphodiesterase GPCPD1-like isoform X2, which yields MSGNQLESGAQVASQQWLFTVAVPTIEPKEKVFITGSIPELGEWDPSKIVILDHKENTDLWSKTVTIPNTCDVLYRYGKCIVGNDADANSVIIRQWEIHIQPRVIKETVLHPFVDTYGESEGKQNVSAGWLTTQTLLQFKFMNNPLKLKGRLAEKILNIKVTPVKLSFETTVLEETSLSTDGTDLDLPTGVLVDVSTLDNDPSVCVLKTQEQFGRQFKPSDVLIINITAPDVKALAYLVDFYAYSSRAGSEDPPCHVGYTYILPNMFKPSEGSLQLPVTCNVKHRPLGVAYIDYLIVKPMPQPLCNLQVTHAKYWNPSWTGLEVGHRGLGASFKTKEGNPIRENTIASLKKAAASGADLLEFDVQLSKDMIPVIYHDYYVCISMKRKREVEFTEMLELPVKDLTLEHLQKLKVYHLIEGRNQEMLFNDEELEEHQPFPTLENALGTIDGHVGFNVELKWTMEMQDGTFELNHPFDMNTYVDKVLEVILQHAGDRRIVFSCFNPDICTMLRYKQNRYPVMFLTVGITKKYEPYRDSRCSSIPAAVKNAISTDILGIVVHTEDLLRDPSQVKMAKDAGLVIFCWGDDNNDKNTIKMLKDMGLHAVIYDKLDQYITKEVKESIFLMEARESQHDIMDRAAREESTSHVSDTQEPVAVESGSRPFLDLSRRKTIQDISTVTSLESLASSIDLRDEPLEKDDKKLKRNLDKDAQKEANLFNIYCPNYSSSKNKKRNRQN from the exons ATGTCCGGTAATCAATTAGAATCCGGAGCTCAAGTAGCATCGCAACAATGGCTATTTACGGTAGCTGTGCCAACTATCGAGCccaaagaaaaagtatttattacggGAAGTATTCCAGAACTTGGCGAGTGGGATCCCAGCAAGATAGTTATTCTTGATCATAAAGAAAACACAGATTTATGGTCTAAAACTGTAACTATACCTAACACTTGTGATGTGCTGTATCGCTACGGTAAATGTATTGTTGGTAATGATGCAGATGCAAATAGTGTCATAATTAGGCAATGGGAAATTCATATACAACCTCGAGTTATCAAAGAAACTGTCCTGCATCCTTTTGTGGATACATATGGTGAATCTGAAGGTAAACAAAATGTGTCTGCTGGTTGGCTCACAACTCAGACATTACTGCAGTTTAAGTTCATGAATAATCCTTTAAAGTTGAAGGGCCGCTTGGCTGAAaagattttgaatattaaagtgACTCCAGTGAAGTTATCATTTGAGACAACAGTTTTAGAAGAGACATCCCTTAGTACAGATGGAACTGATCTTGATTTGCCTACCGGAGTGCTAGTAGATGTCTCTACACTGGATAATGATCCATCTGTTTGTGTCCTGAAGACACAAGAACAGTTTGGAAGACAATTTAAACCCAGTGATGTGCTGATTATTAATATCACAGCTCCAGATGTGAAAGCTCTTGCATATCTAGTTGATTTTTATGCATACAGCAGTCGTGCTGGGTCTGAGGATCCTCCATGCCATGTGGGCTACACATATATACTGCCGAACATGTTCAAACCATCAGAGGGCTCCTTACAGCTGCCTGTTACATGCAATGTGAAACATCGCCCTTTAGGGGTAGCATACATTGATTATTTGATTGTGAAGCCTATGCCACAACCATTGTGTAATTTACAAGTAACACATGCAAAATATTGGAATCCATCTTGGACTGGTCTAGAAGTTGGACATCGAGGTTTAGGTgctagttttaaaacaaaaga AGGAAATCCTATTCGTGAAAATACTATAGCATCCCTAAAAAAAGCAGCTGCAAGTGGTGCAGACTTGCTAGAGTTTGATGTTCAGCTAAGCAAAGATATGATACCAGTTATTTATCAtgattattatgtatgtatatcgaTGAAAAGAAAGAGGGAAGTTGAGTTTACAGAAATGTTAGAGTTACCTGTGAAGGATTTGACATTGGAACACCTACAAAAACTGAAG GTGTACCATTTGATTGAAGGTCGTAATCAGGAAATGTTGTTTAATGATGAGGAACTAGAGGAACATCAACCTTTCCCTACACTTGAGAATGCTTTGGGCACTATTGATGGACATGTTGGATTCAATGTTGAATTAAAGTGGACTATGGAAATGCAAGATGGGACATTTGAACTTAATCACCCCTTCGATATGAACACTTATGTTGATAAG GTCTTGGAAGTTATTCTGCAGCATGCGGGAGATCGTCGCattgtattttcttgttttaaccCCGACATCTGCACTATGCTaagatataaacaaaatagaTATCCAGTCATGTTTCTGACTGTc ggAATAACAAAGAAATACGAGCCATACCGCGATTCTAGATGTTCTTCTATACCTGCTGCTGTGAAAAACGCGATTAGTACCGACATATTGGGGATTGTGGTACACACTGAAGATTTACTCAGGGATCCTTCTCAG GTAAAGATGGCCAAGGACGCTGGTCTGGTTATATTCTGTTGGGGCGATGATAACAATGACAAGAATACCATCAAGATGCTAAAAGACATGGGGCTGCATGCCGTCATCTACGATAAACTCGACCAATACATCACTAAAGAAGTGAAG GAGAGCATTTTCCTGATGGAGGCGCGAGAGTCGCAGCATGATATCATGGACAGGGCTGCGCGTGAAGAATCGACTTCTCACGTCTCCGATACTCAGGAACCCGTCGCCGTCGAATCAGGGAGTCGGCCTTTCCTTGACCTATCCCGCCGCAAAACTATACAAGACATCTCTACTGTCACGTCATTGGAGTCCCTAGCTTCGTCTATTGACCTTAGGGATGAACCTCTTGAGAAAGACgataaaaaactaaaacgtaATCTAGACAAGGATGCACAAAAGGAAGCtaacttattcaatatttactgCCCTAACTATAGCAGTTCTAAGAATAAGAAAAGGAAtcgtcaaaattaa
- the LOC113500995 gene encoding glycerophosphocholine phosphodiesterase GPCPD1-like isoform X1, which yields MQRWFFLEDKRAPKYRKPKPMSGNQLESGAQVASQQWLFTVAVPTIEPKEKVFITGSIPELGEWDPSKIVILDHKENTDLWSKTVTIPNTCDVLYRYGKCIVGNDADANSVIIRQWEIHIQPRVIKETVLHPFVDTYGESEGKQNVSAGWLTTQTLLQFKFMNNPLKLKGRLAEKILNIKVTPVKLSFETTVLEETSLSTDGTDLDLPTGVLVDVSTLDNDPSVCVLKTQEQFGRQFKPSDVLIINITAPDVKALAYLVDFYAYSSRAGSEDPPCHVGYTYILPNMFKPSEGSLQLPVTCNVKHRPLGVAYIDYLIVKPMPQPLCNLQVTHAKYWNPSWTGLEVGHRGLGASFKTKEGNPIRENTIASLKKAAASGADLLEFDVQLSKDMIPVIYHDYYVCISMKRKREVEFTEMLELPVKDLTLEHLQKLKVYHLIEGRNQEMLFNDEELEEHQPFPTLENALGTIDGHVGFNVELKWTMEMQDGTFELNHPFDMNTYVDKVLEVILQHAGDRRIVFSCFNPDICTMLRYKQNRYPVMFLTVGITKKYEPYRDSRCSSIPAAVKNAISTDILGIVVHTEDLLRDPSQVKMAKDAGLVIFCWGDDNNDKNTIKMLKDMGLHAVIYDKLDQYITKEVKESIFLMEARESQHDIMDRAAREESTSHVSDTQEPVAVESGSRPFLDLSRRKTIQDISTVTSLESLASSIDLRDEPLEKDDKKLKRNLDKDAQKEANLFNIYCPNYSSSKNKKRNRQN from the exons atgcaaCGCTGGTTCTTTTTAGAAGATAAACGAGCTCCAAAATACCGGAAACCAAAACCAATGTCCGGTAATCAATTAGAATCCGGAGCTCAAGTAGCATCGCAACAATGGCTATTTACGGTAGCTGTGCCAACTATCGAGCccaaagaaaaagtatttattacggGAAGTATTCCAGAACTTGGCGAGTGGGATCCCAGCAAGATAGTTATTCTTGATCATAAAGAAAACACAGATTTATGGTCTAAAACTGTAACTATACCTAACACTTGTGATGTGCTGTATCGCTACGGTAAATGTATTGTTGGTAATGATGCAGATGCAAATAGTGTCATAATTAGGCAATGGGAAATTCATATACAACCTCGAGTTATCAAAGAAACTGTCCTGCATCCTTTTGTGGATACATATGGTGAATCTGAAGGTAAACAAAATGTGTCTGCTGGTTGGCTCACAACTCAGACATTACTGCAGTTTAAGTTCATGAATAATCCTTTAAAGTTGAAGGGCCGCTTGGCTGAAaagattttgaatattaaagtgACTCCAGTGAAGTTATCATTTGAGACAACAGTTTTAGAAGAGACATCCCTTAGTACAGATGGAACTGATCTTGATTTGCCTACCGGAGTGCTAGTAGATGTCTCTACACTGGATAATGATCCATCTGTTTGTGTCCTGAAGACACAAGAACAGTTTGGAAGACAATTTAAACCCAGTGATGTGCTGATTATTAATATCACAGCTCCAGATGTGAAAGCTCTTGCATATCTAGTTGATTTTTATGCATACAGCAGTCGTGCTGGGTCTGAGGATCCTCCATGCCATGTGGGCTACACATATATACTGCCGAACATGTTCAAACCATCAGAGGGCTCCTTACAGCTGCCTGTTACATGCAATGTGAAACATCGCCCTTTAGGGGTAGCATACATTGATTATTTGATTGTGAAGCCTATGCCACAACCATTGTGTAATTTACAAGTAACACATGCAAAATATTGGAATCCATCTTGGACTGGTCTAGAAGTTGGACATCGAGGTTTAGGTgctagttttaaaacaaaaga AGGAAATCCTATTCGTGAAAATACTATAGCATCCCTAAAAAAAGCAGCTGCAAGTGGTGCAGACTTGCTAGAGTTTGATGTTCAGCTAAGCAAAGATATGATACCAGTTATTTATCAtgattattatgtatgtatatcgaTGAAAAGAAAGAGGGAAGTTGAGTTTACAGAAATGTTAGAGTTACCTGTGAAGGATTTGACATTGGAACACCTACAAAAACTGAAG GTGTACCATTTGATTGAAGGTCGTAATCAGGAAATGTTGTTTAATGATGAGGAACTAGAGGAACATCAACCTTTCCCTACACTTGAGAATGCTTTGGGCACTATTGATGGACATGTTGGATTCAATGTTGAATTAAAGTGGACTATGGAAATGCAAGATGGGACATTTGAACTTAATCACCCCTTCGATATGAACACTTATGTTGATAAG GTCTTGGAAGTTATTCTGCAGCATGCGGGAGATCGTCGCattgtattttcttgttttaaccCCGACATCTGCACTATGCTaagatataaacaaaatagaTATCCAGTCATGTTTCTGACTGTc ggAATAACAAAGAAATACGAGCCATACCGCGATTCTAGATGTTCTTCTATACCTGCTGCTGTGAAAAACGCGATTAGTACCGACATATTGGGGATTGTGGTACACACTGAAGATTTACTCAGGGATCCTTCTCAG GTAAAGATGGCCAAGGACGCTGGTCTGGTTATATTCTGTTGGGGCGATGATAACAATGACAAGAATACCATCAAGATGCTAAAAGACATGGGGCTGCATGCCGTCATCTACGATAAACTCGACCAATACATCACTAAAGAAGTGAAG GAGAGCATTTTCCTGATGGAGGCGCGAGAGTCGCAGCATGATATCATGGACAGGGCTGCGCGTGAAGAATCGACTTCTCACGTCTCCGATACTCAGGAACCCGTCGCCGTCGAATCAGGGAGTCGGCCTTTCCTTGACCTATCCCGCCGCAAAACTATACAAGACATCTCTACTGTCACGTCATTGGAGTCCCTAGCTTCGTCTATTGACCTTAGGGATGAACCTCTTGAGAAAGACgataaaaaactaaaacgtaATCTAGACAAGGATGCACAAAAGGAAGCtaacttattcaatatttactgCCCTAACTATAGCAGTTCTAAGAATAAGAAAAGGAAtcgtcaaaattaa
- the LOC113500997 gene encoding uncharacterized protein LOC113500997 isoform X2, giving the protein MSNSENRSELSEVNEVNGVINQDKVRKGWVKFEDESPKTSIPIAENDKVSNVPQPVGASTSSAESAAVLRTETVHINLERGDKTSEPITLGTLSKNVEFINVRQGFSNGDIIVTLLPVNTKWPWVTAARFRPELVPEELMAQGLTLTVEEYVHAMELLINDARFTLYNICYKRVLVCWITLAFLVLLALLFSGLTGLLLFSLGVLWLIFNAAAIFLCMWIKLRLSKGLEQCLARVNKLLSKHKLILALDDRGKISCHKVNLCFIYFDSGPCIAHIQQFIESEEGKTIMQGWEHRLDVATNDIVIQGTQSTRLSRKQERGALLFLRYAGRWGSYAVKRRLDLSSLVPGRHGEKYVCPCQFIEEHLKVKPPAGIAKYFTLPNQNIQLY; this is encoded by the exons atgAGCAATTCGGAGAATAGAAGTGAGTTGTCTGAAGTAAACGAAGTTAATGGCGTTATAAATCAAGATAAAGTGCGCAAAGGATGGGTTAAATTCGAAGACGAATCTCCTAAAACAAGCATTCCTATAGCAGAAAACGACAAAGTGTCAAACGTTCCACAACCCGTAGGCGCAAGTACATCGTCGGCTGAATCTGCCGCTGTGTTAAGAACTGAAACTGTACACATCAATTTGGAACGAGGAGATAAAACTTCCGAACCTATTACCTTAGGAACACTATctaaaaatgttgaatttatCAATGTACGTCAAGGATTCT CAAATGGTGATATTATTGTTACTCTACTGCCTGTGAATACTAAATGGCCATGGGTGACAGCAGCCCGCTTTCGACCAGAATTAGTACCAGAGGAGTTGATGGCGCAAGGTTTAACC CTTACCGTTGAGGAGTATGTTCATGCAATGGAATTACTGATTAATGATGCTCGTTTCACATTGTACAACATTTGCTATAAGAGAGTGCTTGTCTGTTGGATAACTCTGGCATTCCTTGTGCTTCTGGCACTGTTGTTTTCCGGCTTGACAGGCCTTTTGTTGTTTTCTCTTGGTGTGTTATGGCTGATTTTTAATGCTGCTGCAATATTTTTGTGCATGTGGATAAAGCTGAGATTATCTAAAGGATTAGAACAATGTTTAGCAAGAGTTAACAAACTACtaagtaaacataaattgattctGGCTTTAGATGACAGAGGAAAAATTTCTTGTCATAAAGTAAACCTTTGCTTTATATACTTCGATTCTGGACCTTGTATTGCACACATACAACAGTTCATTGAAAGTGAAGAAGGTAAAACAATCATGCAGGGTTGGGAACATCGCCTTGATGTCGCCACAAATGATATTGTTATCCAAGGAACACAGTCTACCAGATTATCTAGGAAACAG GAACGGGGAGCTCTTCTATTTTTACGTTATGCGGGCCGCTGGGGATCTTATGCTGTTAAGAGAAGACTCGACCTGAGCAGCTTGGTTCCAGGGCGCCATGGTGAGAAGTATGTTTGTCCCTGCCAGTTTATAGAAGAGCACCTTAAGGTAAAGCCTCCCGCGGGCATTGCTAAGTATTTCACACTTCCCAATCAAAATATCCAACTATATTAA
- the LOC113500997 gene encoding uncharacterized protein LOC113500997 isoform X1, producing MSNSENRSELSEVNEVNGVINQDKVRKGWVKFEDESPKTSIPIAENDKVSNVPQPVGASTSSAESAAVLRTETVHINLERGDKTSEPITLGTLSKNVEFINVRQGFSNGDIIVTLLPVNTKWPWVTAARFRPELVPEELMAQGLTLTVEEYVHAMELLINDARFTLYNICYKRVLVCWITLAFLVLLALLFSGLTGLLLFSLGVLWLIFNAAAIFLCMWIKLRLSKGLEQCLARVNKLLSKHKLILALDDRGKISCHKVNLCFIYFDSGPCIAHIQQFIESEEGKTIMQGWEHRLDVATNDIVIQGTQSTRLSRKQGMAEQVYLRYLQRWGKDFLRRRLDWTLDEEGGNPASPRHLTQALCPCQYVEEVLRNKEPRDTRACCPLCNDWLRRRGLD from the exons atgAGCAATTCGGAGAATAGAAGTGAGTTGTCTGAAGTAAACGAAGTTAATGGCGTTATAAATCAAGATAAAGTGCGCAAAGGATGGGTTAAATTCGAAGACGAATCTCCTAAAACAAGCATTCCTATAGCAGAAAACGACAAAGTGTCAAACGTTCCACAACCCGTAGGCGCAAGTACATCGTCGGCTGAATCTGCCGCTGTGTTAAGAACTGAAACTGTACACATCAATTTGGAACGAGGAGATAAAACTTCCGAACCTATTACCTTAGGAACACTATctaaaaatgttgaatttatCAATGTACGTCAAGGATTCT CAAATGGTGATATTATTGTTACTCTACTGCCTGTGAATACTAAATGGCCATGGGTGACAGCAGCCCGCTTTCGACCAGAATTAGTACCAGAGGAGTTGATGGCGCAAGGTTTAACC CTTACCGTTGAGGAGTATGTTCATGCAATGGAATTACTGATTAATGATGCTCGTTTCACATTGTACAACATTTGCTATAAGAGAGTGCTTGTCTGTTGGATAACTCTGGCATTCCTTGTGCTTCTGGCACTGTTGTTTTCCGGCTTGACAGGCCTTTTGTTGTTTTCTCTTGGTGTGTTATGGCTGATTTTTAATGCTGCTGCAATATTTTTGTGCATGTGGATAAAGCTGAGATTATCTAAAGGATTAGAACAATGTTTAGCAAGAGTTAACAAACTACtaagtaaacataaattgattctGGCTTTAGATGACAGAGGAAAAATTTCTTGTCATAAAGTAAACCTTTGCTTTATATACTTCGATTCTGGACCTTGTATTGCACACATACAACAGTTCATTGAAAGTGAAGAAGGTAAAACAATCATGCAGGGTTGGGAACATCGCCTTGATGTCGCCACAAATGATATTGTTATCCAAGGAACACAGTCTACCAGATTATCTAGGAAACAG GGTATGGCAGAGCAAGTGTACCTCCGGTACCTGCAGCGGTGGGGGAAAGACTTTCTGCGCCGCCGGCTCGACTGGACTCTTGATGAGGAAGGCGGCAATCCCGCTTCGCCACGTCATTTAACACAGGCGCTCTGCCCATGTCAATATGTTGAGGAAGTATTGCGGAACAAAGAGCCCAGAGATACACGCGCTTGTTGCCCGCTTTGCAACGATTGGCTCAGACGTCGCGGTCTTGATTGA